Proteins encoded together in one Deinococcus irradiatisoli window:
- a CDS encoding PAS domain S-box protein — protein MSKTQGSMPPAHGFAVRPIPDSGLELLKKIAEYATEPALLQDGCCVVYVNPALTQMLGYAPDALLGSPVGDLLHPQDASRLSEVLAPPRPGEAAQLPPFHLRHADGSWVQFGGQVTALPTAAGGGLRLAQLRPVQRQRDTHREALREITRTLAGISDVPGSVEAVLNTGLQVMHADAGSLYLLSPDGEGLEMIGQAGYKVQAVDGWQRLALTLVTPISQAARQRGAVFLSDAEFQQAYPAIHAAHSSSFSSAAVLPLLIGERLLGTLSLSFNHDRLFTEAEQEFLQIVADLCASALDRALLYQEKLRQQSWDRLVNQHSSDIVTIIDDQGVIHYESGSVQSILGYAPSDLIGQSVCDLIHPDEPRPAARPSRSWRPPA, from the coding sequence ATGAGCAAGACCCAAGGTTCCATGCCGCCCGCTCACGGGTTTGCCGTGAGGCCCATACCGGATTCCGGGCTGGAACTTCTCAAAAAGATCGCCGAGTACGCCACCGAACCCGCGCTGCTGCAAGATGGCTGCTGCGTGGTGTACGTCAATCCGGCGCTGACCCAGATGCTCGGCTACGCCCCGGACGCCCTCCTCGGGTCTCCGGTCGGCGACCTGCTTCATCCCCAGGACGCTTCACGGCTGTCCGAGGTGCTGGCGCCGCCGCGGCCAGGCGAAGCGGCCCAGTTGCCGCCCTTCCACTTGCGTCACGCCGACGGAAGCTGGGTGCAGTTCGGCGGCCAGGTCACGGCGCTGCCCACGGCGGCGGGCGGCGGCCTCCGGCTGGCCCAGTTGCGGCCGGTCCAGCGGCAACGTGACACCCACCGCGAGGCCCTCAGGGAAATCACCCGGACCCTGGCCGGCATCTCGGATGTGCCGGGCAGCGTCGAGGCGGTGCTCAACACCGGCTTGCAGGTCATGCACGCCGATGCGGGCAGCCTTTACCTGCTGAGCCCCGACGGCGAGGGACTCGAGATGATCGGGCAGGCCGGTTACAAGGTTCAGGCGGTGGACGGCTGGCAGCGGCTGGCCCTGACGCTCGTGACGCCCATTTCTCAGGCCGCCCGCCAGCGAGGCGCCGTGTTTCTGAGTGACGCCGAGTTTCAGCAGGCGTACCCGGCCATCCACGCCGCCCATTCCAGTTCGTTCAGCAGCGCCGCCGTGCTGCCGCTGCTGATCGGCGAGCGGCTGCTGGGCACCTTGTCGCTGTCGTTCAACCACGACCGCCTGTTCACCGAGGCCGAGCAGGAGTTTCTCCAGATCGTCGCCGACCTGTGCGCCTCGGCGCTCGACCGGGCGCTGCTGTATCAGGAAAAACTGCGGCAGCAGTCCTGGGACCGCTTGGTCAACCAGCACAGCTCGGACATCGTGACGATCATCGACGATCAGGGCGTCATCCACTACGAGAGCGGCAGCGTGCAGAGCATTCTGGGCTATGCGCCGAGCGACCTGATCGGCCAGAGCGTCTGCGACCTGATTCACCCGGACGAGCCCAGGCCAGCCGCCAGGCCATCGCGCAGCTGGCGGCCACCGGC